The following coding sequences lie in one Thalassoglobus polymorphus genomic window:
- a CDS encoding SMP-30/gluconolactonase/LRE family protein: MLKRHSFSSVRFLALIFGTALPTIMLSNIMLPTTSHAAEPLELEQLKLELHSQQESGVGTGRFLPVTTMESWSPSETAIIVCDVWDYHHCLNAVRRLEEFAPRLDAVLKKARDQGVTIIHSPSDCMPAYEGHAARERAMAAPRAKQVPHAIGDWCSQIPSEERAAYPIDQSDGGEDDDPQEHAVWREKLIELGRAPNLPWQRQSALISIDAARDFISDRGDEVWNVLESRGIKNVILTGVHVNMCVLGRPFGLRQMARNGKRVVLMSDMTDAMYNPQRWPYVSHFTGNDLIVSHIERYICPTITSDQILGGEPFRFSKDSRPHVVMVIAEKPYGSHATLPDFAVKALGRDFRVTVLHADEENPYSIPGFEVIRDADLLLLSVRRRLLPEEDMSILREYVTAGKPVIGLRTSSHAFALRNSEVTEGYRDWPEFDADVFGGNYHGSYPDELRSTVKLTPASGEHVVSTGIDETPFVQSGHQYKTGPLRSGANVIMEGSVKGHDADPVAWTYTRTDGGKSFYVALGHPDDFQQASFVRLLANAVYWGVDQAVPESIPSLTPEEEYREHWVNVAVPSTWEGASQGVLKEVDGSGWYRCVLYLSTSFIEKGQPLSFRLTSPTSEGGIRAWVNGKELGSRDGKSFTIARESIVVGDYNLLTLHVPGATSALTAAPVLHSAQREMKLAGRWQFRLGAADAEFENMPLPAKFGGGSDIVFSPEEPMWVARAVTRPGEFTPGIEGPACDAQGNIYAVNYSRQGTIGRVTPDGAGEIFVNLPEKGVGNGIRFGQGGEMFVADYVNHKIWRINPETRAVSLHAQQSAMNQPNDIAIADDGTLYASDPNWKESTGQLWRIDPDGTTTRLANDLGTTNGIEVSPDGKTLYVNESRQRNVWAFTITDEKKLIDKRLIRQFPDHGFDGMRADVDGNLYLTRYGKGTVVKMTPTGEVLREIHVLGMRPSNLCFGGSDGRSVYVTEVESTRLVTFRVDRPGRSWKQFER, translated from the coding sequence ATGCTCAAGCGACATTCATTTTCGTCAGTTCGTTTTCTGGCACTGATCTTTGGAACCGCGTTGCCGACCATCATGTTGTCGAACATCATGTTGCCCACCACGAGTCATGCTGCTGAACCGCTTGAATTGGAGCAGCTCAAACTGGAACTACATTCACAACAGGAATCGGGTGTTGGAACGGGGCGGTTTCTGCCAGTCACCACGATGGAGTCCTGGTCTCCATCCGAAACTGCGATCATTGTTTGTGATGTCTGGGACTATCATCATTGCCTGAACGCTGTCCGTCGACTGGAGGAGTTTGCACCTCGACTCGATGCGGTATTAAAGAAGGCTCGCGATCAAGGAGTGACGATTATTCATTCACCGAGTGACTGCATGCCCGCTTATGAGGGGCATGCTGCTCGGGAAAGAGCCATGGCTGCCCCTCGTGCGAAGCAAGTTCCACATGCGATCGGCGATTGGTGTTCGCAAATTCCATCTGAAGAACGTGCTGCCTATCCGATTGATCAGTCGGATGGAGGAGAGGACGACGATCCTCAAGAGCATGCAGTCTGGCGCGAAAAGTTAATCGAGCTGGGACGCGCTCCGAACCTTCCCTGGCAACGACAATCAGCTTTGATTTCCATCGACGCGGCGCGAGATTTTATTTCAGATCGAGGGGATGAAGTTTGGAATGTGCTCGAAAGTCGCGGAATCAAAAATGTGATTCTGACTGGTGTGCATGTCAATATGTGTGTGCTTGGTCGTCCGTTTGGTCTGCGGCAGATGGCACGGAATGGTAAACGGGTTGTCTTGATGAGTGACATGACCGATGCCATGTACAACCCTCAGCGATGGCCATATGTCTCTCACTTCACAGGGAATGACCTGATCGTTTCGCACATTGAACGATACATTTGCCCAACGATCACGAGTGACCAGATTCTTGGTGGGGAACCGTTCCGATTTTCGAAAGACAGCCGTCCGCACGTCGTGATGGTCATCGCTGAGAAGCCGTATGGTTCGCATGCGACGCTTCCCGATTTCGCAGTCAAGGCACTCGGTCGCGACTTTCGAGTGACTGTGTTGCACGCCGATGAAGAGAACCCATACTCAATTCCCGGCTTTGAGGTGATCCGCGATGCTGACCTGCTTCTGCTGAGCGTCAGGCGGCGTCTCTTGCCCGAAGAGGACATGTCGATTCTTCGTGAATATGTTACCGCTGGAAAACCGGTGATCGGTCTACGTACATCCAGCCATGCCTTCGCCTTGCGGAATTCAGAAGTTACTGAAGGTTACAGGGACTGGCCGGAGTTCGATGCCGATGTTTTTGGCGGTAACTACCACGGAAGTTATCCAGATGAACTTCGTTCGACCGTGAAGCTCACTCCTGCAAGTGGAGAACATGTCGTCTCGACCGGGATTGATGAGACGCCGTTTGTGCAGAGTGGTCATCAATATAAAACAGGTCCTTTGCGATCCGGGGCGAATGTGATTATGGAAGGTTCTGTCAAAGGTCATGACGCGGACCCGGTTGCGTGGACATACACTCGGACCGATGGCGGGAAGTCGTTCTATGTCGCCTTGGGGCATCCGGACGATTTTCAGCAAGCCTCATTCGTACGGCTCCTGGCGAACGCTGTCTACTGGGGAGTTGATCAGGCTGTGCCAGAATCGATTCCGTCTTTGACTCCGGAAGAAGAATATCGAGAGCATTGGGTGAATGTAGCTGTCCCGTCGACGTGGGAGGGTGCTTCGCAGGGTGTTCTGAAAGAAGTCGATGGCTCTGGCTGGTATCGTTGTGTGCTCTATCTTTCAACGTCTTTTATTGAAAAGGGGCAACCACTTTCTTTCCGGCTGACAAGTCCGACTTCAGAAGGGGGGATTCGGGCATGGGTGAACGGCAAAGAGCTGGGATCTCGGGATGGGAAAAGTTTTACAATTGCAAGGGAATCAATCGTAGTCGGTGATTACAACTTGCTGACGCTTCATGTTCCTGGAGCGACATCTGCACTCACTGCGGCGCCGGTACTTCACTCCGCACAGCGAGAGATGAAGCTTGCGGGAAGGTGGCAGTTTCGGTTGGGAGCAGCTGATGCAGAGTTTGAAAACATGCCACTTCCAGCAAAGTTTGGAGGGGGCTCGGATATCGTTTTTTCACCAGAAGAACCTATGTGGGTTGCTCGTGCGGTGACTCGACCTGGTGAGTTTACACCTGGCATCGAAGGTCCGGCCTGCGATGCTCAAGGCAATATCTATGCTGTGAATTATTCCCGACAGGGGACGATCGGACGAGTCACTCCTGATGGAGCAGGGGAAATCTTCGTGAATCTCCCTGAGAAGGGTGTCGGAAATGGCATCCGCTTTGGGCAAGGGGGAGAAATGTTTGTTGCTGATTATGTCAACCATAAAATTTGGCGGATCAATCCTGAAACGCGCGCCGTCTCGCTGCATGCTCAGCAGTCAGCGATGAATCAGCCAAACGATATCGCAATCGCGGACGATGGAACTCTGTACGCCAGCGATCCCAATTGGAAGGAATCAACAGGACAACTTTGGCGAATCGACCCTGACGGAACGACAACGCGACTTGCCAACGATCTCGGAACGACAAACGGGATCGAAGTGAGTCCGGATGGGAAAACCCTGTACGTCAACGAAAGTCGTCAACGAAACGTCTGGGCGTTTACCATCACTGATGAGAAAAAGCTGATAGACAAGCGGCTCATCCGACAGTTTCCGGATCACGGTTTTGACGGAATGCGTGCGGATGTCGACGGCAATTTGTATCTGACTCGATACGGGAAAGGGACTGTCGTGAAGATGACTCCTACGGGAGAAGTATTGCGTGAGATCCACGTGTTAGGGATGCGGCCCAGTAATCTCTGCTTTGGTGGTTCCGATGGACGTTCCGTTTACGTGACGGAAGTCGAGTCGACGCGACTTGTCACATTTCGGGTTGATCGCCCCGGCCGATCCTGGAAGCAATTCGAGAGATGA
- a CDS encoding serine hydrolase domain-containing protein has translation MVHKTGFCSCLVSTIFLVVASVAWGQQSVGDELRSSALELRRHFGEQQFSPPVGFILRQGQQLPELVWEHPHLVSQVLDDATIPTRWFNDQFEAVQVASEPGRYYAYGEAPVPDGPPLRRAMTCCCVVKSLDLTKFAHERLTEKSLGTVEAGKNSDRQREEATALLDRWKKTEAGAVELAALLDSDRPASSLRPGQLQMENATRHVRLKRKLMGIDQTPLVKAVPKKLTGASAPTLHNGPLDQTGISEEQVQELKLKLDEWYAASQEPMAVVVAQDGVVVLSQGYGEVEGDKATVNVTVNTPMRLDSAMKPLIGLQLAMYVDQGAIQLDEPIGNFLPDFNSAKDRNLTFRAGHVHATGIHFPWELAFRRLFYFHAWNESLIAHCPREWNPGSKSRYGVVGVILSVRSLELLRGRNYWDAMERDMFSPLGIHDMLPGGTGFSAEDMARIGVVLSNRGKYGSLEVISEETHDAILPTLLTPFFPDLKTKYGIGFQDFGQYLGPGSYGHAGGCGTLLVVNPDKRLVFAMARNGAGKDFQKHRATVMTLLRKWCED, from the coding sequence ATGGTTCACAAGACCGGGTTCTGTAGCTGCTTGGTATCTACCATTTTCCTTGTTGTAGCCTCGGTCGCGTGGGGGCAACAATCTGTTGGAGATGAACTCCGTTCCAGTGCGTTGGAACTTCGCAGGCATTTCGGTGAGCAGCAGTTCTCGCCGCCCGTTGGATTCATTCTAAGGCAAGGCCAACAGTTGCCCGAACTGGTTTGGGAGCACCCTCATCTCGTTTCGCAGGTGCTCGATGACGCGACGATTCCGACTCGCTGGTTCAATGATCAGTTCGAAGCAGTGCAGGTTGCCAGCGAACCGGGACGCTACTATGCATACGGCGAAGCGCCTGTTCCCGACGGACCTCCTTTACGTCGAGCGATGACTTGTTGTTGTGTTGTGAAGTCTCTGGATCTTACGAAATTCGCCCATGAGAGACTCACGGAGAAGAGTCTTGGAACGGTTGAGGCTGGCAAGAATTCTGATCGTCAACGTGAAGAAGCGACTGCACTGTTGGATCGCTGGAAAAAGACCGAAGCAGGGGCCGTCGAATTGGCTGCGCTGCTTGATTCAGATCGTCCAGCGAGTTCGCTTCGTCCGGGCCAATTGCAAATGGAGAACGCCACTCGACATGTGCGGCTGAAACGTAAACTCATGGGGATCGACCAGACTCCACTGGTGAAAGCTGTACCGAAAAAACTTACTGGCGCGTCGGCCCCGACGTTACACAACGGGCCACTTGATCAGACTGGAATTTCTGAAGAGCAGGTCCAGGAACTCAAGCTCAAACTTGATGAATGGTATGCAGCGTCGCAAGAACCGATGGCGGTCGTGGTCGCACAAGACGGCGTGGTTGTCCTGTCGCAAGGGTACGGAGAAGTGGAAGGTGACAAAGCGACTGTCAATGTGACTGTCAATACTCCGATGCGGCTGGACTCAGCCATGAAGCCACTCATTGGCCTTCAACTTGCGATGTATGTTGATCAAGGTGCGATTCAGCTAGACGAACCGATTGGTAACTTTCTTCCAGACTTCAACAGTGCGAAGGATCGCAATCTGACATTCCGAGCCGGTCACGTTCACGCGACCGGAATTCACTTTCCGTGGGAACTCGCATTTCGACGATTGTTTTATTTTCACGCTTGGAATGAGAGTCTGATTGCACATTGTCCACGAGAGTGGAATCCCGGAAGCAAGTCTCGGTATGGCGTCGTTGGCGTGATTCTCTCGGTTCGTTCGCTGGAACTTTTACGAGGGCGAAACTACTGGGATGCGATGGAGCGAGACATGTTCTCGCCACTTGGGATTCACGACATGCTTCCGGGGGGAACTGGCTTTTCAGCAGAAGACATGGCACGTATCGGTGTGGTGTTGAGTAACAGAGGAAAATATGGTTCATTGGAAGTGATTTCAGAGGAAACTCACGATGCGATTCTGCCCACGTTGCTCACTCCATTTTTCCCCGACTTGAAAACGAAGTACGGGATTGGGTTTCAAGACTTTGGTCAGTATTTAGGACCGGGAAGCTATGGCCACGCTGGCGGATGCGGAACACTTCTGGTCGTCAATCCTGATAAGCGGCTGGTCTTTGCGATGGCTCGGAACGGAGCAGGGAAGGATTTTCAAAAACACCGAGCAACTGTCATGACGTTGTTGAGAAAGTGGTGTGAGGATTGA
- a CDS encoding DUF1501 domain-containing protein: MSTKIISSGSVQMIRFQGAPVQHCDGLTRREFLNAGAIGFGGLTLASLLKAEAYAGIKNSRKAVINIHLDGGPPQWETLDPKPNAPAEIRGEFGPISTSIPGVQISELMPKVASIAEQFVFIRTLVESAGRHDAFQCQSGYGFKDLASLGGRPAMGSVINKLFGSPTDSAPAFVDIMQGRPLVRNSARPGFLGPAYQPFRPDISKMFERELEAGMKGELRRLGADHQMSLELNESLTVSRIDHRQSLLSGLDRIQRKVDATGMMDAMDEFHQQATGILTSGKLAEAMDLSREDPEVIQKFTAPSSSDKLASYTSEGPNAPQKFLLARRLIEAGVRVVSVSISDFDTHRDHFGRINTLMPIVDFGLHALVTDLQERGMLDDVTIVAWGEFGRTPKVNSNGGRDHWPRVGPCFLAGGGMKTGQVIGKTDRLAAETIERPVTYKDVFATLYKNLGIDASQVALIDPQGRPQYILDEAQPLAEVG; encoded by the coding sequence GTGTCGACTAAAATTATCTCTTCGGGGTCTGTGCAAATGATTCGGTTTCAGGGAGCGCCTGTTCAGCATTGCGATGGTTTGACGCGTCGCGAATTTCTCAACGCTGGCGCAATCGGTTTCGGTGGCTTGACGCTGGCGAGTTTGTTGAAAGCTGAGGCTTATGCTGGCATCAAGAACTCTCGCAAGGCGGTGATCAACATCCATCTTGATGGTGGTCCGCCTCAGTGGGAAACGCTTGATCCTAAACCGAATGCTCCTGCAGAAATTCGCGGAGAGTTCGGACCGATTTCCACATCGATTCCTGGAGTTCAGATCTCTGAGTTGATGCCCAAGGTGGCCTCGATCGCTGAGCAGTTTGTCTTCATACGAACCCTCGTGGAATCTGCCGGTCGTCACGATGCTTTTCAATGTCAATCGGGGTATGGCTTCAAGGACTTGGCTTCTCTCGGTGGTCGGCCTGCAATGGGAAGTGTGATCAACAAGCTGTTTGGAAGTCCCACCGATTCCGCTCCCGCATTTGTCGACATCATGCAAGGTCGGCCGCTCGTGCGGAACAGCGCACGCCCGGGTTTCCTTGGTCCAGCTTATCAACCGTTTCGCCCTGACATTTCCAAGATGTTCGAGCGCGAACTTGAAGCGGGAATGAAAGGAGAACTTCGACGACTCGGTGCAGACCATCAGATGAGTCTAGAGCTCAATGAAAGTTTGACCGTTTCTCGAATCGACCATCGACAGTCGTTGCTCTCTGGTTTGGATCGCATTCAACGAAAAGTCGACGCGACTGGAATGATGGACGCGATGGATGAGTTCCATCAACAGGCAACCGGGATTTTGACCTCTGGAAAGCTTGCTGAGGCGATGGACCTTTCTCGGGAGGACCCGGAAGTCATCCAGAAGTTCACTGCTCCCTCAAGTTCGGATAAGCTTGCCTCTTACACCAGTGAAGGCCCCAATGCTCCGCAGAAATTCCTGCTCGCCAGACGATTGATCGAAGCGGGGGTTCGTGTTGTCAGTGTTTCCATCAGCGACTTTGATACGCATCGAGACCACTTCGGACGCATCAACACGCTGATGCCGATCGTCGATTTTGGGCTCCATGCACTTGTGACCGACTTGCAGGAACGTGGAATGCTGGATGATGTGACGATCGTCGCCTGGGGAGAATTTGGACGGACTCCGAAAGTCAATTCCAACGGTGGTCGAGATCACTGGCCGCGCGTCGGTCCATGCTTCCTTGCGGGGGGTGGAATGAAGACCGGTCAAGTGATCGGGAAAACAGATCGCCTTGCAGCTGAGACCATCGAGCGTCCGGTGACCTACAAGGATGTCTTTGCCACGCTGTATAAAAACCTCGGTATCGATGCCAGCCAAGTCGCCCTGATCGACCCTCAAGGCCGTCCTCAATATATCCTGGATGAGGCGCAGCCGCTTGCAGAAGTGGGATGA
- the greA gene encoding transcription elongation factor GreA, translated as MAPQPITREGFEKIKAEIKHLEDVVMPEIAEKIAEARAEGDLKENAEYHGQRDEQGRVAAKISQLKSRLKDCEIVDKADMPKGVVTFGSTVTIKDLDMDEEETYEFVGPGEEDYDGPIMKILTTSPIATALMGMKVGEKVSIELPRTTMDVEIIKIVDHGET; from the coding sequence ATGGCACCGCAACCGATTACCCGAGAAGGCTTCGAAAAAATCAAGGCAGAAATCAAGCATCTCGAAGATGTCGTCATGCCGGAAATCGCAGAGAAGATCGCTGAAGCGCGCGCAGAGGGAGACCTCAAGGAGAATGCCGAATACCACGGGCAACGAGATGAGCAGGGTCGGGTGGCCGCCAAAATTTCCCAACTCAAGTCTCGCCTCAAAGACTGCGAAATCGTCGACAAGGCGGACATGCCCAAAGGCGTCGTCACTTTTGGCTCCACAGTGACCATCAAAGATCTGGATATGGATGAAGAAGAGACTTACGAATTCGTCGGACCTGGCGAAGAAGACTACGACGGCCCGATCATGAAGATCCTGACCACCAGCCCGATTGCGACTGCGCTCATGGGTATGAAAGTCGGAGAAAAAGTCAGTATCGAGCTCCCACGCACAACGATGGATGTCGAGATCATCAAGATCGTCGACCACGGTGAAACCTAA
- the ppdK gene encoding pyruvate, phosphate dikinase, which translates to MSKYVYTFGGGKADADASQKNLLGGKGANLAEMNKIGLPVPAGFTLSTEVCIHYNDNDGGYPEGLEEQVLAGLKNTEEVMGAKFGDKENPLLLSCRSGARESMPGMMDTVLNIGLNDDTVAALIKQSGNEHFAWDSYRRFIQMYGDVVLGLKPESKNDPDHFEDILDKARESTGVEHEKDLTVDQLKQIVAEFKAVIKKHAGVEFPTDPMQQLWGCIGAVFGSWMNDRAIVYRRQYGIPHTWGTATNVQAMVFGNLGNDCATGVGLTRNCSDGTPGFCGDYLINAQGEDVVAGTRTPKRVEETFEQDDPAAYAELVEIGKKLENHYKDVQDIEFTVQKGKVWMLQTRNAKRTGFAAVRIAVDLVNEGLIDPKTALQKRRIPADDLNQLLQPIFDPAAKEAAQKDNRLLAKGINAGPGAASGQIVFHASDAEAQWNEDNDKQLILVRRETSPEDLRGMKVAKGILTAFGGASSHAALVSRQMGKTCVCGCDQLNINYEAGTVTVGDTVLKEGDWISVDGFTGEVFNGQIDTSASEVMEVLLGNLNAEDAPTYARYEQLMKWADEYRTLNVRANAEADDAEAAVALGAEGVGLCRTEHMFFDHLDEIREMIFSTKPEDRAKALAKLLPFQREDFTHLFKTLGDRPVTIRLLDPPLHEFLSKHHMHDDPTLGPKLAKEFGVSEEAVLRRVEELEETNPMLGHRGCRLGIVFPEITAMQSRAIFEAACGLKKEGINCYPEVMVPLAGFKTEFENQAKVIRETAAKVFEEQGVEVEYMVGTMIEIPRAALTADEIAEDAEFFSFGTNDLTQTALGMSRDDYKGFIGYYQENDIVPADPFQTVDQTGVGKLMKIGVEGGRSTRKDLKIGICGEHGGDPKSVFFCHEIGLNYVSCSPRRIPIARLAAAQAALDS; encoded by the coding sequence ATGTCAAAGTATGTTTACACCTTCGGTGGCGGAAAAGCAGATGCAGATGCATCTCAGAAGAATCTCCTTGGTGGAAAAGGAGCGAATCTGGCAGAAATGAATAAGATTGGCCTGCCCGTACCCGCCGGATTTACTCTCTCAACCGAAGTCTGTATTCACTACAACGACAACGATGGTGGGTATCCTGAAGGTCTGGAAGAGCAAGTTCTCGCTGGGCTGAAAAACACCGAAGAAGTCATGGGAGCCAAGTTTGGCGACAAAGAAAACCCACTTCTTCTTTCTTGCCGATCAGGTGCTCGTGAGTCGATGCCAGGAATGATGGACACTGTCCTCAACATCGGACTTAATGACGATACCGTTGCTGCTCTGATTAAACAGTCAGGAAACGAGCACTTCGCTTGGGATAGTTACCGCCGTTTCATCCAAATGTACGGTGACGTCGTTCTTGGTCTTAAGCCAGAATCAAAGAACGATCCAGACCACTTCGAAGACATTCTCGACAAAGCCCGTGAGTCAACCGGTGTTGAGCACGAGAAAGATTTGACTGTCGATCAACTCAAGCAGATCGTGGCTGAGTTCAAAGCTGTCATTAAAAAACATGCTGGCGTTGAGTTCCCTACAGATCCAATGCAACAACTTTGGGGCTGCATTGGTGCGGTCTTTGGAAGTTGGATGAACGACCGTGCGATTGTCTACCGTCGTCAATACGGAATTCCTCACACTTGGGGAACTGCCACTAACGTACAGGCAATGGTCTTCGGAAACCTTGGAAACGACTGTGCAACAGGTGTGGGACTCACTCGGAACTGCTCAGACGGAACACCTGGTTTCTGCGGTGACTACCTCATCAACGCTCAAGGTGAAGACGTTGTGGCAGGAACACGCACACCGAAACGTGTCGAAGAGACTTTCGAGCAAGATGATCCGGCAGCCTACGCTGAGTTGGTAGAAATCGGGAAGAAGCTCGAAAATCATTATAAAGATGTTCAGGACATCGAGTTCACAGTTCAAAAAGGTAAGGTCTGGATGCTCCAGACTCGGAACGCGAAACGAACCGGTTTCGCAGCTGTCCGTATCGCTGTCGACCTCGTCAACGAAGGTCTGATTGATCCAAAGACTGCATTGCAAAAGCGTCGTATCCCTGCTGACGATTTGAACCAACTTCTTCAGCCGATCTTCGATCCGGCAGCCAAGGAAGCGGCTCAGAAAGATAATCGTCTCCTGGCTAAAGGGATCAACGCCGGTCCTGGTGCGGCTTCTGGTCAAATTGTTTTCCACGCTTCAGATGCTGAAGCTCAGTGGAACGAAGACAACGACAAGCAGTTGATTCTTGTTCGTCGCGAAACCAGCCCTGAAGACCTTCGAGGAATGAAAGTTGCCAAGGGAATTTTGACAGCCTTCGGGGGAGCATCTTCACACGCTGCTCTCGTGAGCCGTCAAATGGGGAAAACCTGTGTCTGTGGTTGTGATCAACTGAACATCAACTACGAAGCAGGCACCGTTACTGTTGGTGACACTGTCCTCAAAGAGGGTGACTGGATCTCAGTTGACGGATTTACTGGCGAAGTCTTCAACGGTCAGATCGATACTTCAGCTTCTGAGGTCATGGAAGTTCTTCTCGGTAACTTGAATGCCGAAGATGCTCCAACATACGCTCGCTACGAGCAACTCATGAAATGGGCGGATGAGTACCGTACACTCAACGTACGAGCAAATGCTGAAGCGGACGACGCTGAGGCTGCTGTTGCTTTGGGGGCAGAAGGTGTGGGACTGTGTCGAACAGAGCACATGTTCTTCGATCACCTTGACGAAATTCGGGAGATGATCTTCTCGACCAAACCGGAAGATCGTGCCAAGGCACTCGCTAAACTTCTTCCATTCCAACGTGAAGACTTCACCCACCTGTTTAAAACACTCGGTGACCGTCCCGTTACAATTCGTCTGTTAGATCCACCACTCCACGAGTTCTTGTCGAAGCATCACATGCACGATGATCCGACGCTCGGACCAAAACTCGCCAAAGAGTTCGGAGTCAGTGAAGAAGCTGTATTGCGACGAGTTGAAGAACTGGAAGAGACTAACCCAATGCTTGGGCATCGTGGTTGCCGGCTTGGAATTGTCTTTCCTGAAATCACAGCCATGCAAAGCCGTGCCATCTTCGAAGCTGCTTGTGGCTTGAAGAAAGAAGGAATTAACTGTTACCCAGAGGTCATGGTTCCGCTGGCTGGTTTCAAAACAGAATTCGAAAACCAGGCGAAGGTCATTCGTGAGACCGCAGCGAAGGTCTTTGAAGAGCAAGGCGTTGAAGTTGAATACATGGTCGGAACCATGATTGAAATTCCACGTGCTGCTTTGACAGCTGATGAAATTGCAGAAGATGCAGAGTTCTTCAGCTTCGGAACAAACGACCTGACCCAAACAGCTCTCGGAATGAGTCGAGACGACTACAAGGGTTTCATCGGCTACTATCAGGAAAACGATATTGTCCCTGCCGATCCATTCCAGACTGTCGACCAAACTGGTGTTGGCAAGTTGATGAAAATCGGTGTCGAAGGTGGTCGTTCAACACGGAAAGATCTGAAAATCGGAATCTGTGGAGAACATGGTGGTGATCCGAAGTCAGTCTTCTTCTGCCACGAAATCGGCCTGAACTACGTCAGTTGTTCACCACGCCGAATTCCAATCGCTCGCTTGGCCGCCGCTCAAGCAGCTTTGGATTCGTAA
- a CDS encoding L28 family ribosomal protein yields MSTLKKNKRAKLAKKHKLYGENKPAIGNSVSQRGKPKYLGGNGRKTTGITRRKFKKNLQKIRVVEDGKVVRRRVPVSLIRSGMVDLPVVREPFTVDLNEAASK; encoded by the coding sequence ATGAGTACGTTGAAAAAAAATAAACGAGCAAAACTGGCAAAAAAACACAAGCTGTATGGTGAGAATAAGCCAGCCATCGGGAACAGCGTGTCACAGCGTGGTAAACCCAAGTACCTCGGCGGTAACGGTCGTAAAACGACTGGTATTACTCGACGTAAGTTCAAGAAGAATTTACAGAAGATTCGAGTCGTCGAAGATGGGAAAGTTGTTCGCCGACGAGTTCCTGTCAGCTTGATTCGATCGGGAATGGTCGATCTTCCTGTCGTTCGGGAACCATTTACGGTTGATCTGAACGAAGCTGCTTCAAAATAG